One stretch of Glandiceps talaboti chromosome 7, keGlaTala1.1, whole genome shotgun sequence DNA includes these proteins:
- the LOC144438333 gene encoding HAUS augmin-like complex subunit 4, translating to MASDIRSAQDLAEKVNMSLPLHLNAYDVEHNKEFVKLLTALSKHLTDTGVSRDVEKDRIQAEETLKQEKLAYLQLHLLHLELQEFIMDYEIDSHDIAPSTDTKQFYDAVKHCLYSAEVCNYLDCDLTTKGETSNTALLGLTKEDINRNNPHRKQLNSIEHRLIPKLEERLRNKCETLVTYHQPQKQSGSSELSFAKSTQLPSMLERECCVLKEEKKQLRQDKAKRDRKFWQYYQSLIEWSNVLSEVIKKHGLKSKMSENIIVTNWLNARCQAVCCRINCLEADVLCDTYTKESVDALKQIKYHMNHAINDCEKELGRLTQAVQAYESLGMGFDKLVKEFHALQEAIDSQRWALAELKPNMDRN from the exons TCAACATGAGTCTGCCCCTTCATCTTAATGCCTATGATGTGGAGCACAATAAGGAATTTGTCAAATTACTGACTGCATTGTCGAAACATCTGACTGATACTGGTGTTAGCAGGGACGTAGAGAAGGATCGCATACAG GCAGAAGAAACTTTAAAGCAAGAAAAGCTTGCTTATCTTCAGTTACATTTATTGCATCTTGAACTACAGGAGTTCATTATGGATTATGAGATTGACAGTCATGATATTGCACCAAGTACAGACACAAAACAG ttTTATGATGCAGTGAAGCACTGTTTGTATTCAGCAGAAGTCTGTAATTATTTAGACTGTGATCTAACCACAAAAGGAGAGACATCAAACACTGCACTACTTGGGTTAACTAAAGAAGATATCAATAGAAATAACCCACATAGAAAG CAATTGAATTCTATAGAGCATCGGCTAATTCCTAAGTTGGAAGAAAGATTAcgaaataaatgtgaaacattgGTGACTTATCATCAACCACAGAAACAATCAG GTAGCAGTGAACTGTCGTTTGCCAAGTCAACTCAGCTACCATCAATGTTAGAGAGAGAATGTTGTGTTTTAAAGGaagaaaagaaacaattacgACAAGATAAGGCAAAGAGAGACAGGAAATTCTGGCAATATTACCAG TCCTTAATTGAATGGTCCAATGTTTTGTCAGAAGTTATCAAGAAACATGGCCTGAAATCAAAGATGTCTGAAAATATTATAGTTACTAATTGGTTGAATGCCAGGTGTCAAGCTGTTTGTTGTAGAATCAA TTGTTTAGAGGCGGATGTGCTGTGTGATACGTACACCAAGGAATCTGTTGATGCACTGAAACAAATCAA GTACCACATGAATCATGCCATCAATGATTGTGAAAAGGAACTTGGTAGACTGACTCAGGCTGTGCAGGCCTATGAATCACTGGGTATGGGCTTTGACAAACTAGTCAAAGAGTTCCATGCATTACAGGAAGCTATCGACAGTCAGCGATGGGCCCTGGCTGAACTCAAACCAAACATGGACCGAAACTAG